A genomic stretch from Methylorubrum extorquens includes:
- a CDS encoding conserved protein of unknown function (Evidence 4 : Unknown function but conserved in other organisms) codes for MPGGGAASTLMGPPRAAALLVLAPHMPMVMQLRVSVPAVVAVTLRVMCVEMMIVVAGVRMPIHGSDRTAGQDTAEHHAGC; via the coding sequence GTGCCGGGCGGCGGCGCTGCGTCAACGCTGATGGGCCCGCCGCGCGCGGCTGCGCTTCTTGTGCTCGCCCCGCACATGCCCATGGTCATGCAGTTGCGAGTGTCCGTGCCCGCGGTAGTGGCGGTGACGCTCCGGGTGATGTGCGTGGAAATGATGATCGTGGTGGCGGGTGTTCGGATGCCAATCCACGGCTCCGACCGGACTGCCGGCCAGGACACCGCCGAACACCACGCCGGCTGCTAG
- the argD gene encoding succinylornithine transaminase, also has acetylornitine transaminase activity, PLP-dependent (Evidence 2a : Function from experimental evidences in other organisms; Product type e : enzyme) encodes MTSALLPTYARAPIAFERGEGAWLVAEDGDRYLDFGAGIAVNALGHAHPHLVEALTTQAQKLWHTSNLFQIPEGERLGQRLVDATFADVAFFANSGAEANEAAIKMARKYHAAGGHPERYRIITFEGAFHGRTLATIAAGGQQKYIEGFGPKVEGFDQVPVGDFAALEAVIGPETAALMIEPIQGEGGLRVIPGETLRRLRALCEAHGLLLIMDEVQTGVGRTGKFFAHEWSGVTPDIMSAAKGIGGGFPLGVCLATAEAARGMTAGTHGTTFGGNPLAMAVGNAVLDVVLGDGFLAHVERMDLLLTQKLAGLIDRHPHVFAELRGQGLMRGLKLNLPNTTFTAAARARHLLVIPAGDNVVRLLPPLIVGETEVGEAVARLEAAATDLEAQMRGAA; translated from the coding sequence GTGACCTCCGCCCTGCTGCCGACCTATGCCCGCGCCCCGATCGCTTTCGAGCGAGGCGAGGGCGCATGGCTGGTCGCCGAGGACGGCGACCGCTACCTCGATTTCGGTGCCGGCATTGCCGTCAACGCGCTCGGCCACGCCCATCCGCACCTGGTCGAGGCGCTGACCACCCAGGCGCAAAAGCTCTGGCACACCTCGAATCTGTTCCAGATCCCGGAAGGGGAGCGGCTGGGCCAACGGCTCGTGGACGCGACCTTCGCCGACGTGGCCTTCTTCGCCAATTCCGGCGCCGAGGCCAACGAGGCCGCCATCAAGATGGCGCGCAAGTATCATGCGGCGGGCGGCCACCCCGAGCGCTACCGCATCATCACCTTCGAGGGCGCCTTCCACGGCCGCACGCTCGCGACCATCGCGGCGGGCGGCCAGCAGAAGTACATCGAGGGCTTCGGTCCGAAGGTCGAGGGCTTCGATCAGGTGCCGGTCGGCGATTTCGCCGCGCTGGAGGCCGTTATCGGCCCGGAGACCGCCGCCCTGATGATCGAGCCGATCCAGGGCGAGGGCGGCCTGCGGGTGATCCCCGGCGAGACCCTGCGGCGCCTGCGCGCGCTCTGCGAGGCGCACGGCCTGCTCCTCATCATGGACGAGGTGCAGACCGGCGTCGGCCGCACCGGCAAGTTCTTCGCGCATGAGTGGTCGGGCGTCACGCCGGACATCATGAGCGCGGCCAAGGGTATCGGCGGCGGCTTCCCGCTCGGCGTCTGCCTCGCCACGGCCGAGGCCGCCCGCGGCATGACGGCCGGCACCCACGGCACCACCTTCGGCGGCAACCCGCTCGCCATGGCGGTCGGCAACGCCGTGCTCGACGTGGTGCTGGGTGACGGCTTCCTGGCCCATGTCGAGCGCATGGACCTGCTGCTGACGCAGAAGCTCGCGGGCCTGATCGACCGGCACCCCCACGTCTTCGCCGAGTTGCGCGGGCAGGGGCTGATGCGGGGCCTGAAGCTCAACCTGCCGAACACCACGTTCACGGCGGCCGCCCGCGCGCGGCACCTGCTGGTGATCCCGGCCGGCGACAACGTGGTCCGCCTCCTGCCGCCGCTGATCGTCGGCGAGACGGAGGTGGGCGAGGCCGTGGCCCGTCTGGAGGCCGCGGCGACCGATTTGGAGGCGCAGATGCGTGGGGCCGCCTGA
- a CDS encoding protein of unknown function; putative DNA-binding motif HTH; putative transcriptional regulator (Evidence 5 : Unknown function), with the protein MSVPFVNASVQGDLSAPPDRIFGQIPASGLDGIAFLDFAYETAGFSTHRVGGLLVGTWHGGWYGLSRTTLTFSDGPTGNEPCDERTGEAFVLRGPGYAGRTLWSGPCRGRYLAFMPAAVERMIEAPLSHLRIDSITCDLTERMTVSHLLAALGQAASGHDSAADALLVDSVALAVLRASGALSSPPSRKSAALTARQARRVRDLVAERIDAPLSLGEMAAVAGLSEGYFVRAFKGTFGVTPYQYVLRERVTLAQSLIRSGTVSLSEAALRAGFPDARRMGRTFRKMIGRSPTEATRLQRA; encoded by the coding sequence ATGAGCGTTCCGTTCGTCAACGCCTCGGTGCAGGGCGATCTCAGCGCCCCGCCGGACCGAATTTTCGGCCAGATCCCCGCCAGCGGCCTCGACGGCATCGCCTTCCTCGATTTCGCCTACGAGACGGCGGGTTTCAGCACGCACCGGGTCGGTGGCCTTCTCGTCGGCACGTGGCACGGCGGCTGGTACGGCCTGAGCCGGACCACGCTCACCTTCAGCGACGGCCCGACCGGCAATGAGCCCTGCGACGAGCGCACCGGGGAGGCCTTCGTCCTGCGCGGGCCCGGCTATGCCGGCCGCACGCTCTGGAGCGGGCCATGCCGCGGGCGCTATCTCGCCTTCATGCCCGCCGCGGTGGAGCGGATGATCGAGGCGCCGCTCTCGCATCTCCGGATCGATTCGATCACCTGCGATCTCACCGAGCGGATGACCGTCTCCCACCTCCTGGCCGCCCTGGGGCAGGCGGCCAGCGGCCACGACAGCGCCGCGGACGCGCTTCTGGTCGACAGCGTGGCGCTCGCGGTGCTGCGCGCCTCCGGCGCCCTGTCGAGCCCGCCCTCCCGCAAGAGCGCGGCGCTCACCGCCCGGCAGGCGCGGCGGGTGCGCGACCTCGTCGCCGAGCGGATCGATGCGCCCCTGTCGCTCGGGGAGATGGCGGCGGTGGCGGGCCTCAGCGAGGGCTATTTCGTACGTGCCTTCAAGGGCACCTTCGGCGTGACGCCCTATCAATATGTGTTGCGCGAACGCGTGACGCTGGCGCAGTCGCTGATCCGCTCCGGCACGGTCTCCTTGAGCGAGGCGGCCCTGCGCGCGGGCTTTCCCGATGCGCGGCGGATGGGGCGGACCTTCCGCAAGATGATCGGGCGCTCGCCGACGGAAGCGACCCGGCTGCAGCGGGCCTGA
- a CDS encoding conserved protein of unknown function (Evidence 4 : Unknown function but conserved in other organisms): MQQNIDTVRELNAAELDQVGGGLSLGLDLDLSSELGAVSGVVDQVGGLVGGTLDTVLGAVGGLLGGLLGK; encoded by the coding sequence ATGCAGCAGAACATTGATACGGTCCGCGAGCTGAACGCTGCGGAGCTGGATCAGGTCGGCGGCGGTCTGTCTCTCGGCCTCGATCTCGATCTCAGCAGCGAACTCGGGGCCGTGTCCGGTGTCGTCGATCAAGTCGGCGGCCTCGTCGGCGGCACGCTCGACACCGTGCTCGGCGCGGTGGGCGGCCTGCTCGGCGGCCTGCTCGGGAAGTAA
- a CDS encoding protein of unknown function (Evidence 5 : Unknown function) has translation MIGSGPLGWTDLALSQHDQRSYPDSARRPRPYACAAPLPFGRPARSTLAGRLWRDGPPPARGTKIDVPAGERAARAAITAKKLKLLRITACMRQNNAPDRSVPTPEEASR, from the coding sequence GTGATCGGCTCAGGACCTCTCGGATGGACAGATCTTGCTCTCTCACAGCACGACCAACGGTCGTATCCGGACTCCGCGCGCCGCCCCCGGCCCTACGCGTGCGCCGCTCCCCTTCCCTTCGGCCGACCCGCGCGATCGACCCTCGCGGGACGGCTGTGGCGGGACGGGCCGCCGCCCGCGCGGGGGACAAAAATTGACGTGCCGGCCGGGGAGCGGGCCGCTCGGGCCGCCATCACCGCTAAGAAACTGAAGCTGTTGCGGATTACGGCCTGCATGCGTCAGAACAACGCACCTGATCGTTCGGTCCCTACCCCGGAGGAGGCTTCCCGGTGA
- a CDS encoding putative secretion protein (Evidence 3 : Putative function from multiple computational evidences; Product type m : membrane component) has translation MNAPLFRREVVEARRSAWLGEAQVIQPLAIRVVVGLCLAFAVLVGVYAWLGSYTRRVHADGLLAPDIGLITVASPLAGRVSASGAKEGDRVERGQLLFTIDLDAVSASGPTQERVIAQLGRQRESVERQRAARAAMATAEKEGLREQVANLEAQRARIEEQLALQEKLVPPLKSRADELADLVTRGFARAADFQSQNYLYLQASSQLAQFRQGGLQVEGKLGDLRAKLATFDETLARDLAELDRTAAQLEQQRAESEARRAIEVRAPERGILTSIRAQAGQTVAAGANLLTLLPSEGRLQANLFVDSSAIGFIEPGASVMLRYAAFPFQRFGLHRGTVTEVTRAPLEGDARPEAARDTAKNAGNGGVYRIIVRPDADSVTAYGEQRRLEAGMRVEADIALEKRPLYRWLLDPLYHVKRSVDLVTEGGTR, from the coding sequence GTGAACGCGCCCCTGTTCCGTCGCGAGGTCGTGGAGGCACGGCGAAGCGCCTGGCTCGGCGAGGCCCAGGTGATCCAGCCCCTGGCGATCCGCGTCGTGGTCGGCCTGTGCCTCGCCTTCGCCGTCCTCGTTGGCGTCTACGCCTGGCTCGGCAGCTACACCCGCCGGGTCCATGCCGACGGCCTGCTCGCGCCCGATATCGGCCTCATCACCGTGGCGAGCCCGCTGGCGGGGCGGGTCAGCGCGTCGGGCGCCAAGGAGGGGGACCGGGTCGAGCGCGGCCAGCTCCTCTTCACCATCGACCTCGACGCGGTCTCGGCGAGCGGCCCGACCCAGGAGCGGGTGATCGCCCAGCTCGGCCGTCAGCGCGAGAGCGTGGAGCGCCAGCGCGCCGCCCGCGCGGCCATGGCCACCGCCGAGAAAGAGGGCTTGAGGGAGCAGGTCGCCAACCTGGAGGCGCAGCGCGCCAGGATCGAGGAGCAGCTCGCACTCCAGGAAAAGCTGGTGCCGCCGCTCAAATCCCGCGCCGACGAACTCGCCGACCTCGTGACGCGGGGTTTTGCCCGCGCGGCCGACTTCCAGAGCCAGAACTACCTCTATCTCCAGGCCAGCTCGCAACTCGCGCAGTTCCGCCAGGGCGGGCTTCAAGTCGAGGGCAAGCTCGGCGATCTGCGCGCCAAACTCGCCACCTTCGATGAGACCCTGGCGCGGGATCTCGCCGAACTCGACCGCACCGCCGCGCAGCTCGAACAGCAGCGGGCCGAGAGCGAGGCGCGCCGCGCCATCGAGGTGCGCGCGCCGGAGCGCGGCATCCTCACCTCGATCCGGGCGCAGGCCGGGCAGACCGTGGCGGCGGGGGCAAACCTGCTCACCCTGCTGCCGAGCGAGGGCCGGCTGCAGGCCAACCTGTTCGTCGATTCCTCGGCGATCGGCTTCATCGAGCCCGGCGCCAGCGTGATGCTGCGCTACGCCGCCTTCCCGTTCCAGCGCTTCGGCCTGCACCGGGGCACGGTGACGGAGGTGACCCGCGCGCCGCTCGAAGGCGACGCCCGGCCCGAGGCGGCGCGGGACACGGCCAAAAATGCGGGGAACGGGGGCGTCTACCGCATCATCGTGCGGCCGGATGCCGACAGCGTGACGGCCTATGGCGAGCAACGCCGGCTGGAGGCCGGAATGCGGGTCGAGGCCGACATCGCGCTCGAGAAGCGCCCGCTCTACCGCTGGCTCCTCGACCCCCTCTACCACGTCAAGCGCAGCGTCGATCTCGTCACCGAAGGAGGGACACGTTGA
- a CDS encoding ABC transporter ATPase component, putative bacteriocin/pheromone secretion protein (Evidence 2b : Function from indirect experimental evidences (e.g. phenotypes); PubMedId : 11679081, 2249654, 9743528, 9864332; Product type t : transporter), protein MSLLSDLQFGFRRRLPVVLQAEAAECGMACLAMVLGYHGRRVDLGSLRARHALSLKGMTLRNLMDLSGTLGLSTRALRVELPDLGRLRLPCILHWGLNHFVVLARVGRREIVIHDPARGRRTLSLAEASREFTGVALEVAPNQSFVRERAARGLALSDLFRGMAGIRAAMMQILALSLGIELVAILMPIASQIVIDEVIVNGDLDLLLVVALGLALLLVLQLGLGVARSWAIMLTGTKLNYQWSGSLFDHLSRLPLDYFQKRHVGDVISRFGTLATIQKGITTDLVQALLDGLMSVGMLIMLFLYGGWLALVAIAATALNAGLRIAAYKAYREGTEEAIVAEARQQSHFIETVRGMASVKLLNLRERRRGTWMNQFVQALNARLRLQRLDLVFGRGNEFLFGADRLILLVLGARAVIDQSMTLGMLVAFLAYRDQFSTRIGNLIQSGFQLRMLNVQTDRLSDIVMTEPEEAAAPMPAAAAPIAAPALLPSGERPPVRGAGLRAVGLSLRYGDDEPWVFRNLGLAVPPGESLAIAGPSGCGKSSVMKILMGLLPPSEGAVLVDGRDIRSGGLAAYRARIAGVMQDDGLFAGSIAENIACFDERPDPGWIRECAARAAILDDITRTPMGFETLVGDMGSTLSGGQRQRVILARALYRRPEILFLDEATSALDEPTEAVIAAALRDLKMTRVIVAHRPATVAHADLRYDFSAEAPRVEPQATETAG, encoded by the coding sequence TTGAGCCTGCTGTCGGATCTTCAGTTCGGTTTCCGGCGGCGCCTGCCGGTCGTGCTCCAGGCGGAGGCCGCCGAGTGCGGCATGGCCTGCCTCGCCATGGTGCTGGGCTACCATGGCCGCCGGGTCGATCTCGGAAGCTTGCGCGCGCGCCACGCCCTCTCGCTGAAGGGCATGACGCTGCGAAACCTCATGGACCTCTCCGGCACCCTGGGGCTCTCGACGCGGGCGCTGCGGGTGGAACTGCCCGATCTCGGCCGCCTGCGCCTGCCCTGCATCCTGCATTGGGGGCTCAACCACTTCGTCGTGCTGGCGCGGGTCGGACGCCGGGAGATCGTGATCCACGATCCCGCCCGCGGGCGCCGCACCTTGAGCCTCGCGGAAGCCTCGCGCGAATTCACCGGCGTCGCCCTGGAGGTGGCGCCGAACCAGAGCTTCGTGCGCGAGCGGGCGGCGCGCGGCCTCGCACTCTCCGACCTGTTCCGGGGCATGGCCGGCATCCGCGCGGCGATGATGCAGATCCTGGCCCTGTCACTCGGAATCGAACTCGTCGCGATCCTGATGCCGATCGCCTCGCAGATCGTCATCGACGAGGTCATCGTGAACGGCGATCTCGACCTGCTGCTCGTCGTGGCGCTCGGCCTCGCCCTTCTGCTGGTGCTGCAACTCGGCCTCGGCGTCGCCCGGAGTTGGGCGATCATGCTCACGGGCACGAAGCTGAACTACCAGTGGTCCGGCTCGCTGTTCGACCACCTCTCCCGGCTGCCGCTCGACTATTTCCAGAAGCGGCATGTGGGCGACGTGATCTCGCGCTTCGGCACCCTCGCGACGATCCAGAAGGGCATCACCACCGACCTCGTCCAGGCCCTGCTCGACGGGCTGATGTCGGTCGGCATGCTGATCATGCTGTTCCTCTACGGCGGCTGGCTCGCCCTGGTGGCCATCGCCGCCACCGCGCTCAACGCCGGCTTACGGATCGCCGCCTACAAGGCCTATCGCGAGGGCACCGAGGAGGCGATCGTCGCGGAGGCGCGCCAGCAGAGCCACTTCATCGAGACCGTGCGCGGCATGGCGAGCGTCAAGCTCCTGAACCTGCGCGAGCGCCGCCGCGGCACCTGGATGAACCAGTTCGTCCAGGCGCTGAACGCCCGGCTGCGGCTGCAGCGGCTCGACCTCGTGTTCGGGCGCGGCAACGAGTTCCTGTTCGGCGCCGACCGGCTGATCCTGCTGGTGCTCGGTGCCCGCGCCGTGATCGACCAGTCGATGACGCTCGGCATGCTGGTCGCCTTCCTCGCCTATCGCGACCAGTTCTCGACCCGCATCGGCAACCTGATCCAGTCGGGCTTCCAGCTGCGGATGCTCAACGTGCAGACCGACCGCCTCTCGGACATCGTCATGACCGAGCCGGAGGAGGCCGCAGCCCCCATGCCCGCCGCGGCGGCGCCGATCGCGGCCCCCGCCCTCCTTCCCTCCGGCGAGCGTCCGCCGGTGCGTGGCGCGGGCTTGCGCGCCGTCGGCCTGTCCCTGCGCTACGGCGACGACGAGCCCTGGGTGTTCCGCAATCTCGGCCTGGCGGTGCCGCCGGGCGAAAGCCTCGCCATCGCCGGCCCCTCGGGCTGCGGCAAGAGTTCGGTGATGAAGATCCTGATGGGTCTGCTGCCGCCCTCCGAAGGCGCGGTGCTGGTCGATGGCCGCGACATCCGCTCCGGAGGGTTGGCGGCCTACCGCGCCCGCATCGCCGGGGTGATGCAGGATGACGGGTTGTTCGCCGGCTCGATCGCCGAGAACATCGCCTGTTTCGACGAGCGGCCCGATCCCGGCTGGATCCGCGAATGCGCCGCCCGCGCGGCGATCCTCGACGACATCACCCGCACGCCGATGGGCTTCGAGACCCTGGTCGGCGACATGGGTTCGACCCTCTCGGGCGGCCAGCGCCAGCGGGTGATCCTCGCCCGCGCCCTCTACCGGCGACCGGAGATTCTGTTTCTAGATGAGGCGACGAGCGCGCTGGACGAGCCGACCGAGGCGGTCATCGCCGCCGCGCTGCGCGACCTGAAGATGACGCGGGTCATCGTCGCCCACCGTCCGGCGACCGTGGCCCATGCCGACCTGCGCTACGATTTTTCCGCGGAGGCACCGCGGGTCGAGCCTCAGGCGACGGAGACCGCCGGTTGA
- a CDS encoding Endoribonuclease L-PSP (Evidence 2b : Function from indirect experimental evidences (e.g. phenotypes); Product type e : enzyme): MNSVKERLEALGLKLPKAAAPVANYVPYIRTGNLVVISGQICFGPDGTLDPAHKGKLGAEVSAEQGIAAARLCALNVLAQVQAAVGDLDHGVVQCVRLGGFINAVPSFAGLAPIMNGASDLMVAILGDRGRHARSTVGVAELPLDAAVEVEAMFEVA, translated from the coding sequence ATGAACTCGGTCAAGGAACGTCTGGAAGCGCTCGGCCTGAAGCTGCCGAAGGCGGCGGCCCCGGTCGCGAACTACGTGCCCTATATCCGCACCGGCAACCTCGTCGTCATCTCCGGCCAAATCTGCTTCGGGCCGGACGGCACCCTCGACCCGGCGCATAAGGGCAAGCTCGGCGCCGAGGTCTCGGCCGAACAGGGCATCGCGGCGGCCCGGCTCTGCGCGCTCAACGTGCTGGCCCAGGTCCAGGCGGCGGTGGGCGACCTCGACCACGGCGTCGTGCAATGCGTGCGGCTCGGCGGCTTCATCAACGCGGTGCCGAGCTTTGCCGGTCTCGCCCCGATCATGAACGGCGCCTCCGACCTGATGGTCGCGATCCTCGGCGATCGTGGTCGCCATGCCCGCTCGACCGTGGGTGTCGCCGAACTGCCCCTCGACGCGGCGGTCGAGGTCGAGGCGATGTTCGAGGTCGCGTGA